Below is a window of Ahaetulla prasina isolate Xishuangbanna chromosome 1, ASM2864084v1, whole genome shotgun sequence DNA.
cctaggaaaaaaaaaaaaagaattattcttCTAATTTCCAGACACAGCCCGATGGATTAAGAAGGACAACTTCATAGTACCGACATAGTAGCCGTAGTTACGTgatatataagtagtcctcgacttacaaccattcatttagtgagggTTCAAAGTCGAGGGTCACCGGTATTCAGCTTGAGAAAACGAGCGCATGAATTGGGATGATGTGATGGCGGGGGTTGTCGCaacagtgtgaaaaacggcccttTTCTTCCGTGCCGTTGCGACTTCGGGTGACCTCTAAGCGGACGGCTGTAAGCCCACCTCCGTGTCAGTAGTACCTGCCACGCTACCTTTGTCCCGCCGCTGCGATTTCGGCAGATTCGGAAATGGAGTCGGAAAACAGGTGCTCCCTGCGATTGGCTGGCTGCCACTCCTGACTCGGAAAAAATGTGCATGCGGCACACAACGCCCAGGCCTGTCTCGGCTTTGCTTACCGGGCAGTTTAATGTTGCTGACCAGCTTCCTTCCTCAGCGGCTCTTACCCACTGTGCTTAGTGTTGTCCTAGCTCATGCGCCGGCCAGCCGATTTTCAGGcctggaagtcagcaaatgggccgtttccggcctccggagggcctccgggcggatggggaaggccgttttcaccctccccaggctccaagaaggcctctggagcctggggagagtgaaaaatgggcctacctggcccaccgtgccatcacgtgccaaaaatggggggagcacaggggggtcgTGCGCTCATGTGCccccacattgaattatgggtgtggccacacaCACGCGGGAACACCcctccctgtgctccccccgcttttggcacgcgacgaccAAAAAGgtagccatcactggaatagaatatagaataatttagaatacagaatatagcATATAGCATATAGCATATAAAATTGAATGCGGTGCGGTgcggtggaatggaatggaatagaatatagaatatagaataatatagaatatagaatatagaattgaaTGCGGTGCGGTGCGGTGCGGTGCGGTGCGGTGCGGTgtggtggaatggaatagaatatagaatatgtaataatatagaatatgtaatatatttatttatttatttatttattgtttatatttatataccgccctatctcccaaaggactcagggcggtttacaggcatttaaatatAGAATTgaataatatagaatataatatagaATTGAATGCGGTTCAGTGcagtggaatggaaaagaatatagaatataaaatatagaatatagaatatagaatatagaattgaaTGCGGTgcggtgcagtgcagtgcagtgcggtgcggtggaatggaatagaatataaaatatagaataatatagaatatagaattgaaTGTGGTgcggtggaatggaatagaatagaatatagaatatagaataatatagaatatagaatatagaattgaaTGCGTGCAGTGCAGTGAAAAGTGTgtggtggaatggaatagaatatagaatatgtaataatatagaatatgtaatatatttatttatttatttatttattgtttatatttatataccgccctatctcccaaaggactcagggcggtttacaggcatttaaatatAGAATTgaataatatagaatataatatagaATTGAATGCGGTTCAGTGcagtggaatggaaaagaatatagaatataaaatatagaatatagaatatagaatatagaattgaaTGCGGTgcggtgcagtgcagtgcagtgcggtgcggtggaatggaatagaatataaaatatagaataatatagaatatagaattgaaTGTGGTgcggtggaatggaatagaatatagaatatagaataatatagaatatagaactgAATGCGGTGCGGTGcggtgaaatggaatggaatagaatgtagaatatagaatatactgTAGAATATAATATACCGTAGAATACAGAAGGAtcggactagactagactagactggatcggactagactagaatatagaatcaaacagaacagaacagagaatataCTCTAGAATAGGatagacaggataggataggaaaggaaacagaatagaatatggaaaagaATCTAAAATAGATGAACACTTGGAAGGagctctggaggtcttctagtccaaccccctgctcaagcaggagaccctatcccgtttcagacaaatggctgtccaatctcttctttaaaacctccaatgatggagcacccacaacttctggtggcatgctgttccacaggttagtcgttctcattgttaggaagtttctccttaattccaggttgcttctctccttcattagtttccatccgttgcttcttgtcctgccttctggtgctttcgaGAATAGgtggaaccccccccccccgttcctcTTTTTGTGGAGAGGCACTGACCTTGGCCTGGATGGCTTTTTTTGGTCAAATGCAACGAAACGGGCCCTTTCCCATCGAAAGGGGTTCAGTCGGTGCCTTCGCCCTGCAGTCGACGCATCAAGAGGGCGTGCAAATTGCACGCCAAAAGGCCCATTTTCCCACTCCCGTCCCGTGACCCCTTGCCGTTTAattctcacacacaaacacatgcggATGGtttctcccccccttctccccctccgATCACAAGATGCCACCCATCTCCAGTTGTAAGTATCCGACAGATGTCGGATGGCATTCCAGGCAGTGGGGCGGTGGGCTTCCAAAAGCCCCGCCTGGGCTTGCAAAATTCGGGAGCCGGTTTGTGTCTCTGCCCTCCCTTCTCGGGGTGTTGGGAAGATGAGAACTAAGATAGCCACCCctgttttttggtgtgtgtgtttttttaaccaacaacacacacaccctccccgcCCCTTGGAGAAAATACGGGGATTAAACAACCTTTGTGAAAATTAGAATGGAATAAGGATTCTGTCCTTGGAGACCTAAGATTCAGGCTGGACATTTGAGGGTCTCTGAGAGGTGTTTTTgggagagaggtgtgtgtgtgtgtatgtgtgtgtgtgtgtgtgtgtgtgtgtgtgagagagagagagagagagagagagagagaatcttttGGCAGGGAGTGTTGTCCCCGTTCGCCCACCCCATCTAGGCAAGGTGGAAATGGGACACTTTGAAGTGAATGGCTTACCTCCagaagaagttgtggaagctccatcactggaggttttcaagaagggacCAGACAGCCTCTTGCCTGGAATgggacaggtagcccttgacttaacagCAGCTCCttttgtgaccgttcaaagtcttATCTCGGGCACTGAGAAAAGGTAACTTAGGAGCCTTTTTCACGCTTAACAACCGTTGCCAGCgtccccctggtcatgtgatcaaaattcagacgcttggccactggttcatatttatgacggttgcagcgtcccgggctcaggtcccttttgcgaccttctgatcagcaaagtcaatggagaagccggaattagaattagaattagattagagctagaagggaccttggaggtcttctagtccagcccactgctcaatagatttaatgaaagaatagaatagaatagaatagaatagaatagaatagaatagaatagaatagaatagaatagaatagaaaatatggaatggaatggaatggaatggaatggaatggaatggaatagaatagaatagaatagaatagaatagaatagaatagaatagaatagaatagaatattttaatacgtaatataatgtaatagcggtataatgtaataatataatatgaataggataggataggataggataggatagaatagaatagatattgtaatatgtaatataatgtaattgCAGTATAATGTAAtacaatatgaatagaatagaataaaatagatattgtaatatgtaatataatataaaagcagTATAATGTAATAAtacaatatgaatagaatagaatagatattgtaatatgtaatataatgtaatagcggtataatgtaataatataatatgaatagaatagaatagattcatttaacagtcgtgttactaacttaacagctgtagtgattcactaaacagctgtgacaagaaaggtcgtaaaatgggccaaaactcacttaacaactgtctggcttagtgacagaaattttggcctgcaATGTTGTATGTCGAAGAGTGCCTACAGTCTCCTCAGCATAGCGACCGAGCCTGCGGTCAAAAGGAATCCTGGCCAGCCATGCCAAGAGATCCTTAGAAAAGGATTGAGGTGATCCATGGATCATCCTTCTACTACCCCaaggggttttatttatttatttatttattatttaaatttttataccgcccttctcccgaaggactcagggcggttcacagccagataaaaaatacacagtaatacaatataaatacgattaaaatacaattaaaaaacttattaaattggccaagattaaaaatttaggataaaaacccataaaaacccataaatttaaaactaacccagtccagcgcagatgaataagtgagttttaagctcgcgacgaaaggttcggaggtccggaagttgacggagtcccggggggagttcgttccagagggcgggagcccccacagagaaggcccttcccctgggcgtcgccagacgacactgtcgcgccgatggcaccctgaggagtccctctctgtgagagcgcacgggtcggtgagaggtattcggtagcagcaggcggtcccgtaaatagcccggccctatgccatggagcgctttgaagacgttcaccaacaccttgaagcgcacccggaaggccacaggtagccagtgcagcctgcgcaggataggtgtcacgcgggagccacgaggggctccctctatcacccgcgcagctgcattctggactaactgaagcctccggatgcccctcaaggggagccccatgtagagagcattgcagtaatccagacgagacgtcacaagggcttagcaacttttaaccctcgtggacttcaacccccagaattcctcagccgcgcCAAGCTGCAgcatcacgtgatccaaattcggaggcttggcaactggtgtgtatttatgacggtcgcaatatCCCGGGGTCACTTAATccactttggtgaccttctgacaagcaaagtcggtgAGGGAAGCcggctttgcttaacaaccgtgtcatgaACTTAGCATCTgcaaacaattcacttaacaactggaagaaaggtcgtaaaagacgGCAAAGCTCACTTCTCTAAGTTTCttagggctccgttgtggtcgtaagtcgaggactgcttatatgagagggatcttgggagtcctagtggacaaccatttaattaggagccagccgtgtgcagcagctgccaaaaaagccaacacagttctgggctgcataaacagagggatagaatcaagatcacgtgaagtgttaagaccactttataatgccttggtaaggccacacttggaatattgcatccagttttggtcgccacgatgtaaaaaagatgctgagactctagaaagagtgcagagaagagcaacgaagatgattaggggactggaggctaaaacatatgaagaacggttgcaggaactgggtatgtctaatttaatgaaaagaaggaccaggggagacatgatagctgtgttccaatatctcaggggttgccacaaagaagagggagtcaagatattctccaaagcacctgagggtagaacaagaagcaatgggtggaaactaatcaaggagagaagcaacttagaactaaggagaaatttcttaacagttagaaccattaaccagtggaacgacttgcctccagaagttgtgaatgctccaaaactggaaatttttaagaaaatgttggataaccatctgtctgagatggtgtagggtttcctgcctgggcagggggttggactagaaggcctccaaggtcccttccagctctgttattattaaattatatccCTTGTTCGTTTTTCCTCAATagaagttagtccttgacttacagccattcatttagtgacggcgTGTGCCTAACGACTGTGTGATTCAGTTAACGACGGCACCGGTTGGCTTAACAACCCTGCCGCCAAACAAGGTCCCCGAATTGGAACGGAACTCACTTTAACCACCCGCcttgcttaaccacagaaatCCTCCTCCCGATTGGGGCGGTCATCAGACCAATTTCGCTCTTGTAGCATACGAACAAGAACATGAGGACTAGTGGCATGAGATGTTGAGCCTGATTGCTTACCATGTAATTATTATGAAAAGGAGGGGCTCCTTTTTCAAGCAGTTGACCGATTGGTGGGTTATGTCGTGGTTTCGCCAGCATCCTGGGTGGATTGCAGTCCATAAACTGTGGTTTGGGTTAATCGGAGTTTGTCGATCTATGTTTCTACCTTAGCAATGTGGGGAGTGGAGAGGCTGCCCTTCCTGTCGGGAAACTTGCTTTTTAATACACCAGGGTGGTTGTTTAGCCACACAACGACAACACAGGTGTGGTTTGTGTACTAAATGTGAGGAAGAAACATTGTGGGAGCTTTACTCCCAAACAATCCGCCCTCGAAAAATTGGCTTTTATCTGGGAATGGTGTGCTTACTGATTTATTctggttttaatattttagttCATCTTAATTAGTTGTAGTTTAACCCTGAgaggttgtgtgtgtgtctgttttcactgttcttattgttttgtatttgtAAGCTACCCAGACCCTACAGGAGTGAGTACTGTAgttataataaagttaaaacacTATTGGTACTCTCAGAGCTTGGATAATTTCttggcaggcgtttcatgacccaactagataacctcATTAGTGCTAAGAAGGGGTGGGATTAAttgagaggaggaaaaggaaggaaggaaggaaggaaggagagcagtggtgaaatctgaactggtttattaccggttcgctggctgcgcatgtgcgctgctcACTACGCACTAAATGTGaggtgcgcagtgcacaccaaaaagaggcatggggtaagtagaacatcgTGCagaggggtgatcagctgtggcgtgcgatctttttttttaacttttaaaagcatttttttgcaacctattcagccgaataggttgtaaaaaaatgcttttaaaagtaaaaaaaaaaaaaaaaggctccgacgatcgtgcagctcagctgtgatcgtcagagccttttttttttttaccttttaaaagcattttttaaaagaagcggccagcgggcaaccgggcgattgggtgggcatgcgggcggggggggcagggatttttgctaccggttttctgaactacccgccgccatcgctaccggatcggctgatccggtccaaaccgggagcatttcactcctgaaggGGGGAGTCTTGATGCTATCTGAGCTcagctgtttccttgcagacgttttgttacccaattaggtaacatcatcagaaatAGAGGAGGTGGGATTtgtggaaaagaggaggaggaagaatcctTAGCGCTCTCTCCaaactgggttgttttcttgcagatatttcacgacccgagtaggtaacatcatcagtgctagaagagggtggggtttgtagagaggaggaagagggctgTGGCCTCCTGGCTGCTTTCTccggcttggttgtttccttgcagacgtttcatgatccaactaggtcccccaaaacagcctgaaaacgtcCCAAAAAACAGCCTTAAAATGTCCCCCAAAATGGCCtgtaaatggcctgaaaaatggcaaaaaaacaggatgtttttcaggccaaaaatgcCCTGAAAGcaacctgaaaaacagcctgaaaacagctcggaaaacaacctgaaaatgggccaaaaaaccaCCCAAAAATCTAGGCatgcgtgcgccagccagctggtcttcgggtttccggtgcttCGGCGCGCGCATATGCACgtatgttccggtttgggcacttggtgccgaaaagattcgccatcttggctcttttaagacttgtggacttcaactcccagagttcctcagccagcttcgctaTGTTGCTTAgggctctgttgtggtcataagtcgaggactgcttatATCCCTTCTTCGTTTTTCctcaatagaggtagtccttgacttcatttagtgacagtgtgTGCCTAACAAGCATGTGATTCAGTTAATGACGGCAGCGGTTGGCTTAACAACCCTGCCACAAAACAAGGTCCCCGAATTGGAACAGAACTCACTTTAACCAtccgtcttgcttaacaacagtaatCTTCCTTCCGATTGGGGCGGTCATCAGAGCAATTTCACTCTTGTAACATACAAACAAGAACATGAGGACTAGTGGTATGAGATGTTGAGCCTGATTGCTTACCATGGAATTATTACGGGAGGGGCTCCTTTTTCAAGCAGTTGACTGATTGGTGGATTATGTCGTGGTTTCCGCAGCATCCTGGGTGGATTGCAGTCCATAAACCGTGGTTTTTACGTGCCCCTGGcatctccaaacttggtctctttaagacttgtggacttcaactccctgaattgcCCAGCCagtagagctggctgaggaattctgggagttgaagtccacaaatcctaAAGtccggggaattttgggagttgaagtccgcaagtcttaaagtgcccaagttTGAAACCCTTCCGTTAGTCAGTTAACTGGAACTAACTGGCGCAAGTGACTCTTGTGtacgggaggaggggggaaataatTGTTTGTGGCTGTACAAAACTGAGAGTGAGGGAAAGCGCTCGTTGCTGACCCGCTATATCTTGATTGACCACGTGTGTCTTGCCTCTGTCTTCACAGCCCTCTAGTGCCAGCATGGAGGGGGGTGTGGATGGCCCCATTGGGATCCCCTTTCCCGACCACAGCAGCGACATCTTGAGCAGCCTGAACGAGCAGAGGAACAACGGCCTGCTTTGCGACGTGGTGATCCTGGTGGACGGGCAGGAGTTCCCCACCCATCGCTCGGTCTTGGCGGCCTGCAGCCAATACTTCAAGAAGCTCTTCACCTCAGGGCTGGTGGTCGACCAACAGAACGTGTACGAGATTGACTTTGTGGACGCGGACGCCCTCTCTGCCTTGCTGGAATTCGCCTACACCGCCACTTTGACCGTCAGCACTTCGAACGTCGGCGAGATCCTCAACGCCGCCAAGCTGCTAGAGATCGAGGCGGTGAGGGACGTCTGCACGGATCTCCTGGACCGGAAGATTCTGGCCAAAACGGACCAGATGGATACAGTAGATCAAATTGATCAAAGAAACCATCTCCGAGCAAAAGAATACCTGGAGTTTTTCCAGAGTAATCCCATCAATGGCCAACAGGGCAACTTTTCATGGACCAACCAAGACTTGAGAGACCTTCAGAGGCTCACCTTCCGTGGCCGAGAGGAGGACGAAGAGCCGGATTGCAACGGCATGGACTTCTACTCGCAGGCCGCCCTCAGTGACAGACCAAAGGCAAACGACTGTGATCTCGATGCCAAGCACGCCATGTGGGACGAGGACGAGGTGACGGGTCAGGGACCCTTGTTCCCCGCTTCTCAAAATGGACAATTCAGCGGGCGTAGCCTGCCGGTGTCCTTGGGGGAGGATGATGTACCAGCGGGCATTCAGTTGGACCAGCAGGAGGTGGGAGATTCTCCAGCGTTTGCTTCCGGCGGACCCGAGCGAGAAGAGGACCCCCGAGAAGTGGACGGCTTGGCCGCCAGCGCGCTCCTGCAGCAAATGATCAATTCGGTGGGACGACAACAGCTGGCCGATGAGGACCGCAAGGACGACGACGGAGTCATGGATTATTACTTGAATTATTTTAGCACTTCCCAGGAGGGCGGCGAATATCCGTCCTGGTCTCagaaggtggagaagaaaatccgcGCAAAAGCATTCCAGAAATGTCCCATCTGCGAGAAAGTGATCCAAGGAGCCGGCAAGCTCCCACGCCATATTCGAACCCACACCGGCGAGAAGCCGTATGAGTGTAACATTTGCAAAGTTCGGTTTACAAGGTAAGCGGGGAATCGCAGAGGGGAAagaagtcgggggtggggggttttTCCCTTGCCGAAAAATtctaaaacaggtagtccttgactttgcgACCACAggggaacccaaaatttctgttgctgatcaAGGCAGCCACAGCCAATtgcgccacagttgttaaacgaatcactgcagttgttaagtgaatttggcttgtcggaaagtcacaaaaagggatcacatgaccccgagacactgcaaccatcataagtacttGCCAGTTGCCAGGTGTCCGAATTTCGAtcccgtgaccacggggatgctgcaacagtcgtaagtcccttttttcagtgccgttgtaactttgaacagtcactaaatgaacagttgtaaatcgaggactacctgtatttaaaccAATCCCAGGAACAATGTAGTTAAAATTCCCAGAATTGGACTGGGATTGGCTGTACATCCCACCCCACTTGTCTTTCTTTTTAGCTTTTCGATTATACCCTCATCATTGAGACAACACTCATTTGCTGGGGCTCACGGTGGCTCAGCGggtaaagacactgagcttgtcagctgaagaGCTGACAGCCCGGGTTCGAGACCCGAGCGTCATATGATggcgtgagctcccgttccttgctccagctcctgcccaacctagcagctcgaaagcatgcaaaggcgagtagataaataggtaccagttTGTGCAAAggcgaatagataaataggtaccacttcggtgggaaagtaacagcgttctgtgtgcctttagctggccacatgaccactgaaattgtctttggacaacactggcttccTCAACTAAAAAACAGAGAGAAACATCATCCCCTAAGGTTGGACctcaacctttatctttacttactcataggtaaggtaaaggtaaaggttcccctcgcacatacatgctacccgttcccgactctagggggcggtgctcatctccgtttcaaagccgaagagccagcgctgtccgaagatgtctccgtggtcatgtggccggcatgactcaacgccaaaggcgcacggaacgctcttcccttcccaccaaaggtggtccctattttttctacttgcatttttacctgctttcgaaactgctaggttggcagaagctgggacaagtaacgggagctcaccccgttacacggcagcactagggattcaaaccgctgagctgccgaccgttcgatcgacaagctcaacgtcctagcccctgagccaccgcgtcccctcaaAAATTACTTACTTATACCTTACTTATTTGTCCTCCATATGGAGAAGGCCAGGCCACGTTCTGTCTGATTTCGACAAGGATTGTTTAATTTGGTCTTCCTCCACTTTAGGGAAGGAGGTTGTTGTAGATGTTTCCAAATTTGACTGGGCCGCTTTATCAAGATCAGAGTGTGCATATTTTTATGTGCTGCACAGCCAAGAAAGGCCGTGtggtctacagatagtcctcgacttacgatgcaATTAGGATTGGGATTTCTGTCACTTAAGTGAGTCCTCATCTGACCGGATcctattttacaaccatttttattgcagtggttaagcaaatcaaaacagaacagaatgaccagattggaagggacctcagaggtcttctagtccaaccccctataccatttcagacaaagggctgtccagtctcctcttaaaaacctccagtgatggagcacccacaagttctggaggcaagtcgttccaccggttaattgttctcaccgtcaagaTCATGTGGTCCTTAAGTAAATCTAGCTTCGCCAATTGACTTTGCCGGTTGGAAGCCTGTGATCATGGGACTGTTAAGATGCCACAGTTGTCATAAATACAAGAGtggcaccaggggtgggttcaacTTACCTTTACTTCCGGTTCGCAATGGGGTCGCGCGCCc
It encodes the following:
- the ZBTB7A gene encoding zinc finger and BTB domain-containing protein 7A; translation: MPPPRKRSAAAAAAPLREGRDPSFARRATRKGVHGIIRGFASTVTGRAGRQAGEQGTASQPASQSGRPDAPGCCCPSTPHPFPSPTLRLRLQPTPPKTPARTKKPSSASMEGGVDGPIGIPFPDHSSDILSSLNEQRNNGLLCDVVILVDGQEFPTHRSVLAACSQYFKKLFTSGLVVDQQNVYEIDFVDADALSALLEFAYTATLTVSTSNVGEILNAAKLLEIEAVRDVCTDLLDRKILAKTDQMDTVDQIDQRNHLRAKEYLEFFQSNPINGQQGNFSWTNQDLRDLQRLTFRGREEDEEPDCNGMDFYSQAALSDRPKANDCDLDAKHAMWDEDEVTGQGPLFPASQNGQFSGRSLPVSLGEDDVPAGIQLDQQEVGDSPAFASGGPEREEDPREVDGLAASALLQQMINSVGRQQLADEDRKDDDGVMDYYLNYFSTSQEGGEYPSWSQKVEKKIRAKAFQKCPICEKVIQGAGKLPRHIRTHTGEKPYECNICKVRFTRQDKLKVHMRKHTGEKPYLCQQCGAAFAHNYDLKNHMRVHTGLRPYQCESCFKTFVRSDHLHRHLKKDGCNGIPSRRGRKPRVREAAVAPVPSSNPDDSLAGGEEAEETQGPAAPQDELEQHFEDNLNAHAASGSLNVAGGIV